The Novosphingobium sp. 9U genome window below encodes:
- a CDS encoding sigma-54 dependent transcriptional regulator has translation MADMDTTQRLLVLIGSEPTQARVVASSVSKVGWRAICAPDIGQALTILNGMEGHVISAAVLDGWSGSQAGAEAIGLLGAVNPDLPVVVLSSGSEVLHAVEAMRAGATDYLVRPFSPDRLLGALRMITSIGSQSRELQSLSATFDFPLGFEAMIGTDGGFRAALARAALAARGHGHVLIEGEGGTGRTMLLRALHAASHRVNEPFKIVNMRSYTENALTSVLFGHEKGAFPGAFNRHVGALQYCHGGTLVLQEVNRMPASVQQRLAAAIQEQRVRPLGAGHSFDMDVQILSTSNQPLSDLIVEGRFETDLYKALTAICFEMPPLRSRTGDIPALSHSFVAALGDHARGRELTISNDAYNLLRSYEWPGNIRQLQSVLIRAAARCDGDALTADHLPELLEIATPASPEQSMPRRMPEQVGVAIYGIDGNLRPLEQIEADVIRLAIAHYSGRMTEVARRLRIGRSTLYRKLHEFEIEPMPNRGHP, from the coding sequence ATGGCTGATATGGATACGACGCAACGCTTGCTGGTGTTGATCGGGAGCGAGCCGACTCAAGCGCGAGTGGTCGCCTCATCGGTCTCGAAAGTAGGGTGGCGAGCGATCTGCGCTCCCGACATTGGACAGGCCTTGACGATCCTCAATGGCATGGAAGGGCATGTCATCTCGGCGGCCGTTCTCGATGGTTGGTCAGGGTCGCAGGCCGGAGCCGAAGCTATCGGCCTTCTGGGGGCAGTTAACCCAGACCTTCCGGTAGTGGTATTGTCTTCCGGTTCTGAGGTGTTGCATGCCGTAGAGGCGATGCGGGCGGGAGCAACAGACTACCTAGTAAGGCCCTTTTCCCCAGACCGCTTGCTTGGCGCTCTCCGGATGATAACTTCAATCGGCAGCCAAAGCCGGGAGTTGCAGTCACTTTCAGCGACCTTCGACTTCCCGCTCGGCTTCGAAGCGATGATCGGCACTGACGGGGGATTTCGGGCTGCATTGGCGCGCGCTGCACTGGCGGCGCGGGGCCATGGGCACGTACTAATCGAAGGGGAAGGAGGCACGGGTAGAACTATGCTGCTGCGCGCGCTCCATGCTGCCTCTCACCGCGTCAACGAGCCGTTCAAGATCGTGAACATGCGAAGCTATACCGAGAATGCGCTCACCTCAGTGCTCTTCGGCCATGAGAAGGGCGCATTCCCCGGCGCTTTCAACAGGCACGTAGGCGCTCTGCAATACTGCCATGGCGGGACGTTGGTGCTGCAAGAAGTTAACCGAATGCCAGCGAGTGTACAACAGCGGCTAGCGGCGGCCATTCAGGAGCAAAGGGTACGGCCGCTCGGTGCTGGGCACAGCTTTGATATGGACGTTCAAATTCTGAGTACCAGTAACCAGCCGCTCAGTGACTTGATCGTAGAGGGCCGATTCGAAACTGATCTCTACAAAGCTTTAACCGCCATCTGTTTTGAGATGCCGCCTCTTAGATCAAGGACAGGAGATATTCCGGCACTATCGCACTCCTTCGTTGCCGCCCTCGGCGATCACGCAAGGGGACGTGAACTCACGATCAGCAATGATGCGTACAACCTGTTGCGCTCCTACGAGTGGCCCGGCAACATTCGCCAACTTCAGTCGGTCCTCATACGGGCTGCTGCAAGGTGCGACGGTGACGCACTTACTGCCGATCACCTTCCTGAACTTTTGGAGATTGCCACGCCTGCTTCGCCGGAGCAGTCAATGCCCCGGCGCATGCCGGAGCAGGTAGGTGTCGCAATCTACGGAATAGACGGGAACCTGCGGCCGCTTGAACAGATTGAAGCCGACGTAATTCGATTGGCTATCGCGCATTATAGCGGACGCATGACCGAGGTGGCCCGCCGTTTGCGGATCGGCCGTTCGACATTATACCGCAAGCTACATGAATTCGAAATTGAGCCAATGCCCAATCGGGGCCATCCCTGA